A single window of Vicinamibacteria bacterium DNA harbors:
- a CDS encoding DUF5668 domain-containing protein, whose translation MKRSPSAALWLSLLPGIGHVYIGQGTKGMALILLAASAIHIAGRSGTFGILIPFVWLYAMLDAYRAAMDYNRALETGKAPADPPSAALSKWWGVTLIVLGVLFTLHNADIIDFDFIWDYWPVVLIALGIYILTRKPTSPGLETRSDSSFEAPPPPVETDGGDAETENA comes from the coding sequence ATGAAGCGCTCTCCATCGGCTGCACTCTGGCTGTCCCTACTACCTGGAATCGGCCACGTCTATATCGGCCAAGGCACGAAAGGGATGGCTCTCATCCTACTCGCCGCCAGTGCGATCCACATCGCGGGCCGGTCGGGCACTTTCGGAATCCTCATACCTTTCGTCTGGCTCTACGCGATGCTGGACGCTTACCGGGCGGCGATGGATTACAACCGTGCCCTCGAGACGGGAAAGGCACCGGCCGATCCGCCGAGCGCCGCCCTCTCCAAGTGGTGGGGAGTGACCTTGATCGTGCTCGGAGTGCTGTTCACACTGCACAACGCCGACATCATCGACTTCGATTTCATTTGGGACTACTGGCCGGTGGTGCTGATCGCTCTCGGAATCTATATCCTGACGAGAAAACCGACCTCCCCCGGGCTGGAAACAAGAAGCGATAGTTCATTCGAAGCCCCGCCCCCGCCGGTCGAGACCGATGGCGGCGACGCCGAGACCGAGAATGCCTGA